The Pangasianodon hypophthalmus isolate fPanHyp1 chromosome 2, fPanHyp1.pri, whole genome shotgun sequence genome window below encodes:
- the rad18 gene encoding E3 ubiquitin-protein ligase RAD18 isoform X1 — MSHSVEADLPPHLSCLKNIDTLLRCPICFDFLNISMMTQCSHNFCSLCIRKFLSYKLLCPLCNTPLTEQELRNNRLLDDLVQSFQAARQQLSQTNFESPPISPKTPTMAVGGKAARQKALKKEGTILTHFFQKRAPINSSIGAQSGSKGLHPVKQEPMDVCVQGALLPESAVTVTTVVKEEKLDMPAFPSTSQDIKPVAKVECPVCGVEVSQQHINKHLDTCLTRGEKKDSLRRSDQLGFSCSAFIDPNSRKRRPMAKLVYTLLTMVELKRRLRECHLSTQGSREQLIRRHQEFIHIYNAQCDALNPRSSEDIAREVENNEKMRNQLESKNKPAILITKNHTVTEIEQLHSDYRKQHSGEFSRLIAQVRGRLENSRRTQIKQEGGKSAEELCCSADDTVVQNTPQPPGSLTLEIATNEKTSVMELGSRSPSPTLSEVSVSRKHRARESATEKRKI; from the exons ATGTCTCATTCAGTCGAAGCGGATTTACCACCGCACTTGTCATGCTTGAAA aatATTGACACTTTGCTCCGATGCCCGATTTGCTTCGACTTCTTGAATATATCCATGATGACGCAGTGTTCTCATAACT TTTGCTCCCTATGTATACGGAAATTTCTTTCCTACAAGTTGCTGTGTCCTCTTTGTAACACG CCACTCACAGAACAAGAGCTGAGGAACAACAGACTACTGGATGACCTTGTTCAGAGCTTCCAAGCTGCGAG GCAACAGCTGTCTCAGACTAATTTTGAGTCACCTCCGATCTCCCCCAAGACCCCGACAATGGCTGTCGGAGGAAAAGCAGCGAGGCAGAAAGCCCTTAAAAAAGAGGGCACTATTCTGACTCACTTCTTCCAGAAACGAGCCCCAATCAACTCCTCCATAGGAGCACAGTCTGGCTCTAAGGGTCTGCACCCAGTGAAACAGGAGCccatggatgtgtgtgtgcagggagCCCTCCTGCCAGAGAGTGCAGTGACTGTGACCACAGTAGTGAAAGAAGAGAAGCTGGACATGCCTGCTTTTCCCTCCACATCGCAGGATATTAAACCTGTGGCCAAAG tggagtgtCCAGTGTGTGGAGTGGAAGTGTCCCAGCAACATATTAATAAACATCTGGATACATGTCTGACCAGAGGGGAGAAGAAGGATAGCCTTAGAAG GTCTGACCAGCTAGGCTTTTCCTGTTCTGCATTTATAGACCCCAA CTCTCGGAAGCGCAGGCCTATGGCTAAGCTGGTGTACACCCTGCTGACAATGGTGGAGCTAAAGAGAAGACTGAGAGAGTGCCATCTGTCCACACAAGGCTCCAGAGAGCAGCTCATCCGACGGCACCAGGAGTTCATACACATCTACAACGCACAGTGTGATGCACTCAACCCCAGATCAA GTGAGGACATTGCTAGAGAGGTTGAAAACAATGAGAAGATGAGGAATCAGCTGGAGAGTAAAAATAAACCT GCAATACTCATCACTAAAAACCACACAGTCACTGAAATTGAACAGTTGCACTCAGATTACC GGAAACAGCACAGTGGTGAGTTTTCCCGTTTAATTGCTCAGGTCAGAGGTCGTTTGGAAAATTCCAGGAGAACACAAATTAAGCAGGAAGGAGGGAAATCAGCAGAGGAATTGTGTTGCAGTG CTGATGACACAGTAGTCCAAAACACACCCCAGCCCCCAGGTTCTTTGACATTGGAAATTGCCACCAATGAGAAGACTTCTGTTATGGAACTTGGGTCGAGGTCACCAAGCCCTACTCTCAGTGAAGTGTCTGTCAGCAG
- the rad18 gene encoding E3 ubiquitin-protein ligase RAD18 isoform X3, with amino-acid sequence MSHSVEADLPPHLSCLKNIDTLLRCPICFDFLNISMMTQCSHNFCSLCIRKFLSYKLLCPLCNTPLTEQELRNNRLLDDLVQSFQAARQQLSQTNFESPPISPKTPTMAVGGKAARQKALKKEGTILTHFFQKRAPINSSIGAQSGSKGLHPVKQEPMDVCVQGALLPESAVTVTTVVKEEKLDMPAFPSTSQDIKPVAKVECPVCGVEVSQQHINKHLDTCLTRGEKKDSLRRSDQLGFSCSAFIDPNSRKRRPMAKLVYTLLTMVELKRRLRECHLSTQGSREQLIRRHQEFIHIYNAQCDALNPRSSEDIAREVENNEKMRNQLESKNKPAILITKNHTVTEIEQLHSDYRKQHSGEFSRLIAQVRGRLENSRRTQIKQEGGKSAEELCCSADDTVVQNTPQPPGSLTLEIATNEKTSVMELGSRSPSPTLSEVSVSSSISDVFS; translated from the exons ATGTCTCATTCAGTCGAAGCGGATTTACCACCGCACTTGTCATGCTTGAAA aatATTGACACTTTGCTCCGATGCCCGATTTGCTTCGACTTCTTGAATATATCCATGATGACGCAGTGTTCTCATAACT TTTGCTCCCTATGTATACGGAAATTTCTTTCCTACAAGTTGCTGTGTCCTCTTTGTAACACG CCACTCACAGAACAAGAGCTGAGGAACAACAGACTACTGGATGACCTTGTTCAGAGCTTCCAAGCTGCGAG GCAACAGCTGTCTCAGACTAATTTTGAGTCACCTCCGATCTCCCCCAAGACCCCGACAATGGCTGTCGGAGGAAAAGCAGCGAGGCAGAAAGCCCTTAAAAAAGAGGGCACTATTCTGACTCACTTCTTCCAGAAACGAGCCCCAATCAACTCCTCCATAGGAGCACAGTCTGGCTCTAAGGGTCTGCACCCAGTGAAACAGGAGCccatggatgtgtgtgtgcagggagCCCTCCTGCCAGAGAGTGCAGTGACTGTGACCACAGTAGTGAAAGAAGAGAAGCTGGACATGCCTGCTTTTCCCTCCACATCGCAGGATATTAAACCTGTGGCCAAAG tggagtgtCCAGTGTGTGGAGTGGAAGTGTCCCAGCAACATATTAATAAACATCTGGATACATGTCTGACCAGAGGGGAGAAGAAGGATAGCCTTAGAAG GTCTGACCAGCTAGGCTTTTCCTGTTCTGCATTTATAGACCCCAA CTCTCGGAAGCGCAGGCCTATGGCTAAGCTGGTGTACACCCTGCTGACAATGGTGGAGCTAAAGAGAAGACTGAGAGAGTGCCATCTGTCCACACAAGGCTCCAGAGAGCAGCTCATCCGACGGCACCAGGAGTTCATACACATCTACAACGCACAGTGTGATGCACTCAACCCCAGATCAA GTGAGGACATTGCTAGAGAGGTTGAAAACAATGAGAAGATGAGGAATCAGCTGGAGAGTAAAAATAAACCT GCAATACTCATCACTAAAAACCACACAGTCACTGAAATTGAACAGTTGCACTCAGATTACC GGAAACAGCACAGTGGTGAGTTTTCCCGTTTAATTGCTCAGGTCAGAGGTCGTTTGGAAAATTCCAGGAGAACACAAATTAAGCAGGAAGGAGGGAAATCAGCAGAGGAATTGTGTTGCAGTG CTGATGACACAGTAGTCCAAAACACACCCCAGCCCCCAGGTTCTTTGACATTGGAAATTGCCACCAATGAGAAGACTTCTGTTATGGAACTTGGGTCGAGGTCACCAAGCCCTACTCTCAGTGAAGTGTCTGTCAGCAG
- the rad18 gene encoding E3 ubiquitin-protein ligase RAD18 isoform X2, which produces MSHSVEADLPPHLSCLKNIDTLLRCPICFDFLNISMMTQCSHNFCSLCIRKFLSYKLLCPLCNTPLTEQELRNNRLLDDLVQSFQAARQQLSQTNFESPPISPKTPTMAVGGKAARQKALKKEGTILTHFFQKRAPINSSIGAQSGSKGLHPVKQEPMDVCVQGALLPESAVTVTTVVKEEKLDMPAFPSTSQDIKPVAKVECPVCGVEVSQQHINKHLDTCLTRGEKKDSLRRSDQLGFSCSAFIDPNSRKRRPMAKLVYTLLTMVELKRRLRECHLSTQGSREQLIRRHQEFIHIYNAQCDALNPRSSEDIAREVENNEKMRNQLESKNKPAILITKNHTVTEIEQLHSDYRKQHSGEFSRLIAQVRGRLENSRRTQIKQEGGKSAEELCCSADDTVVQNTPQPPGSLTLEIATNEKTSVMELGSRSPSPTLSEVSVSRVPESGPRG; this is translated from the exons ATGTCTCATTCAGTCGAAGCGGATTTACCACCGCACTTGTCATGCTTGAAA aatATTGACACTTTGCTCCGATGCCCGATTTGCTTCGACTTCTTGAATATATCCATGATGACGCAGTGTTCTCATAACT TTTGCTCCCTATGTATACGGAAATTTCTTTCCTACAAGTTGCTGTGTCCTCTTTGTAACACG CCACTCACAGAACAAGAGCTGAGGAACAACAGACTACTGGATGACCTTGTTCAGAGCTTCCAAGCTGCGAG GCAACAGCTGTCTCAGACTAATTTTGAGTCACCTCCGATCTCCCCCAAGACCCCGACAATGGCTGTCGGAGGAAAAGCAGCGAGGCAGAAAGCCCTTAAAAAAGAGGGCACTATTCTGACTCACTTCTTCCAGAAACGAGCCCCAATCAACTCCTCCATAGGAGCACAGTCTGGCTCTAAGGGTCTGCACCCAGTGAAACAGGAGCccatggatgtgtgtgtgcagggagCCCTCCTGCCAGAGAGTGCAGTGACTGTGACCACAGTAGTGAAAGAAGAGAAGCTGGACATGCCTGCTTTTCCCTCCACATCGCAGGATATTAAACCTGTGGCCAAAG tggagtgtCCAGTGTGTGGAGTGGAAGTGTCCCAGCAACATATTAATAAACATCTGGATACATGTCTGACCAGAGGGGAGAAGAAGGATAGCCTTAGAAG GTCTGACCAGCTAGGCTTTTCCTGTTCTGCATTTATAGACCCCAA CTCTCGGAAGCGCAGGCCTATGGCTAAGCTGGTGTACACCCTGCTGACAATGGTGGAGCTAAAGAGAAGACTGAGAGAGTGCCATCTGTCCACACAAGGCTCCAGAGAGCAGCTCATCCGACGGCACCAGGAGTTCATACACATCTACAACGCACAGTGTGATGCACTCAACCCCAGATCAA GTGAGGACATTGCTAGAGAGGTTGAAAACAATGAGAAGATGAGGAATCAGCTGGAGAGTAAAAATAAACCT GCAATACTCATCACTAAAAACCACACAGTCACTGAAATTGAACAGTTGCACTCAGATTACC GGAAACAGCACAGTGGTGAGTTTTCCCGTTTAATTGCTCAGGTCAGAGGTCGTTTGGAAAATTCCAGGAGAACACAAATTAAGCAGGAAGGAGGGAAATCAGCAGAGGAATTGTGTTGCAGTG CTGATGACACAGTAGTCCAAAACACACCCCAGCCCCCAGGTTCTTTGACATTGGAAATTGCCACCAATGAGAAGACTTCTGTTATGGAACTTGGGTCGAGGTCACCAAGCCCTACTCTCAGTGAAGTGTCTGTCAGCAG
- the rad18 gene encoding E3 ubiquitin-protein ligase RAD18 isoform X4: protein MSHSVEADLPPHLSCLKNIDTLLRCPICFDFLNISMMTQCSHNFCSLCIRKFLSYKLLCPLCNTPLTEQELRNNRLLDDLVQSFQAARQQLSQTNFESPPISPKTPTMAVGGKAARQKALKKEGTILTHFFQKRAPINSSIGAQSGSKGLHPVKQEPMDVCVQGALLPESAVTVTTVVKEEKLDMPAFPSTSQDIKPVAKVECPVCGVEVSQQHINKHLDTCLTRGEKKDSLRSSRKRRPMAKLVYTLLTMVELKRRLRECHLSTQGSREQLIRRHQEFIHIYNAQCDALNPRSSEDIAREVENNEKMRNQLESKNKPAILITKNHTVTEIEQLHSDYRKQHSGEFSRLIAQVRGRLENSRRTQIKQEGGKSAEELCCSADDTVVQNTPQPPGSLTLEIATNEKTSVMELGSRSPSPTLSEVSVSRKHRARESATEKRKI, encoded by the exons ATGTCTCATTCAGTCGAAGCGGATTTACCACCGCACTTGTCATGCTTGAAA aatATTGACACTTTGCTCCGATGCCCGATTTGCTTCGACTTCTTGAATATATCCATGATGACGCAGTGTTCTCATAACT TTTGCTCCCTATGTATACGGAAATTTCTTTCCTACAAGTTGCTGTGTCCTCTTTGTAACACG CCACTCACAGAACAAGAGCTGAGGAACAACAGACTACTGGATGACCTTGTTCAGAGCTTCCAAGCTGCGAG GCAACAGCTGTCTCAGACTAATTTTGAGTCACCTCCGATCTCCCCCAAGACCCCGACAATGGCTGTCGGAGGAAAAGCAGCGAGGCAGAAAGCCCTTAAAAAAGAGGGCACTATTCTGACTCACTTCTTCCAGAAACGAGCCCCAATCAACTCCTCCATAGGAGCACAGTCTGGCTCTAAGGGTCTGCACCCAGTGAAACAGGAGCccatggatgtgtgtgtgcagggagCCCTCCTGCCAGAGAGTGCAGTGACTGTGACCACAGTAGTGAAAGAAGAGAAGCTGGACATGCCTGCTTTTCCCTCCACATCGCAGGATATTAAACCTGTGGCCAAAG tggagtgtCCAGTGTGTGGAGTGGAAGTGTCCCAGCAACATATTAATAAACATCTGGATACATGTCTGACCAGAGGGGAGAAGAAGGATAGCCTTAGAAG CTCTCGGAAGCGCAGGCCTATGGCTAAGCTGGTGTACACCCTGCTGACAATGGTGGAGCTAAAGAGAAGACTGAGAGAGTGCCATCTGTCCACACAAGGCTCCAGAGAGCAGCTCATCCGACGGCACCAGGAGTTCATACACATCTACAACGCACAGTGTGATGCACTCAACCCCAGATCAA GTGAGGACATTGCTAGAGAGGTTGAAAACAATGAGAAGATGAGGAATCAGCTGGAGAGTAAAAATAAACCT GCAATACTCATCACTAAAAACCACACAGTCACTGAAATTGAACAGTTGCACTCAGATTACC GGAAACAGCACAGTGGTGAGTTTTCCCGTTTAATTGCTCAGGTCAGAGGTCGTTTGGAAAATTCCAGGAGAACACAAATTAAGCAGGAAGGAGGGAAATCAGCAGAGGAATTGTGTTGCAGTG CTGATGACACAGTAGTCCAAAACACACCCCAGCCCCCAGGTTCTTTGACATTGGAAATTGCCACCAATGAGAAGACTTCTGTTATGGAACTTGGGTCGAGGTCACCAAGCCCTACTCTCAGTGAAGTGTCTGTCAGCAG